AAGCAGCGCCAGCCCGAGGATCGCGCCGCCGAGCGCGCCGCCCTGGCCACCGCACTGGGTGCCGTGCCCGCCGACGGCAAGCGGCATCCGATCCTCGGCGTGGCCCCCGAAGCCTGCACCGAGCAGGGCGGCGTACCCGGCGAATGGTTCCAGCGCCTGCCGCACTTCCGGCTGGAGTTCACGCCGTCGGCCGGCGCGGAGATCCAGAGCGAGTACCTCGTGCCGCGCTCCGACGCCGTCGCCGCGATCGAGGCCGTCCGCTCGCTGGCCGATCGCATCGCGCCGGTGCTGCTGGTCAACGAGATCCGCACCATGCGCGCGGACGACCTGTGGCTGAGCATGGCGGGCGGGCAGGATGCCGTTGCGCTGCACTTCACGTGGAAGCCCGACGAGCAGGCGGTGCGCGCGCTGCTGCCCGATCTGGAGGCGGCGCTGCCGGCATCCGCCCGCCCGCACTGGGGCAAGGTCTTCACGCTCGACGGTGCCGAGGTGCGCGCCCGGTACCCGCGCTGGGATGACTTCGCGGCATTGCGCGCGCAGTACGACCCCGAGCGCCGGTTCGTCAACGAGTACCTGGAGCGGCTCGGGCTCTGACCGAAGGGTCTCGACGCGCCTCGCCGCCCGTGCGATCGGCGCCGGTCCGCATTGCCGCACCCGCGCGGTTCCCGGTAACATGACGCGACGCGAGACCGACGGAGGTGCATGTGGCGAACGTCGGATCCGACAAGCCCAACATCCGTCAGGTCGCCTCGATCGCGGGCGTCTCGCATATGACGGTGTCGCGGGTGCTGAACGATCACCCGAACATCAAGCCCGAGACCCGCCGGCGCGTGCTGGAGGCCATCGAGGAGCTCGACTACAAGCCCAACCTGGTCGCCAGGGCGCTGGCCACTCAGCGCAGTCAGCGCATCGGCGTGATCGTGGAGAGCGCGGTGGCCTTCGGGCCCACCAGCATCCTGCGTGCGGTGGAGCTCGCGGCACGTGCGGCCGGCTACTCGGTCACCCCGATCGCCCTGCACGACGGCGATGCGCTCACGCCGCACGACGCGGTCGACAGCCTGATCACACAGGGAGTGGACGCGATCTGCGTGGTCGCACCGCGTTCGTCGTCGATCGCCGCGCTGCGCAGGGTCTCCATGAGCGTGCCGCTGCTGGTCGTCAAGGCCGACGCCGACCCGACCTTCCTGACCGTGTCGATCGATCAGCATCAGGGCACGACCCTGCTCGTCGACCATCTCGTCGCCCTCGGGCATCGGGACATCCTGCACGTGTCGGGTCCGTTGGACTGGCTGGACGCCCGCGCCCGCGAGCGCGCCTTCCACACCAGGGCGCGTTCCTGGGGCATCCGCGAGCGCCCGATCGTGGTGGGCGACTGGTCCGCCGACTTCGCCTACGACTTCGCCAAGGGCTTGAACCGCCTGCCGGACTACACCGCGATCTTCGCGGCCAACGACGACACGGCGATCGGTCTGATCCACGGGCTGCACGAACGGGGCTTCGACGTGCCGGGCGACATCAGCGTCGCCGGCTTCGATGACGTGCCGCTGGCCCGGCACTTCCTGCCGCCGCTGACGACGGTGCGGCAGGATTTCCGCGCGCTCGGGGGTGCGGTGGTGGAGATGCTGCGTGCGGCGATCGAGCGTCGCGAGATCCCGCAGCTCACCCGGATCCCCACAGAGATCGTCGTGCGCGAGTCGACAGCCGCTCCCCGGGAGCGGCGCTGATGGACACCCCGCAGGCGTCGCCACTGGTCGAACTCGAGGGCATCGTCGTCGAGTTCCCCGGCGTCCGCGCCCTCGACGGCGTGGACTTCCGGCTGTTCCCCGGGGAGGTGCACGCGTTGATGGGCGAGAACGGCGCGGGGAAGTCGACGTTGATCGGCGTACTCACCGGCACCTGCCGCCCCTCTGCCGGCACGGTGATCGTCGGCGGCGAGGAGCGCAGCTTCTCCGGTGTGGCTGAGAGTCGCGCGGCCGGCATCGCGACCGTGTTCCAGGAGGCGCAGCTGAGCCCCAACCTCAGCGTCGGCGAGAATGTCATGCTCGGCCGGGAGCGTCGCGGCCGGTTCGGGATCGACTGGCGTCGCACTCGGGCGGATGCCGCCGAGGCGCTGCGCCGCCTCGGGCTGGACGACCTGGATCCGCGCACGCACCTGTCGATGCTCTCGCCCGCGCAGAAGCAGCTGGTCGCGCTGGCGCGCTCGGTGGTCGACGACCCGCGGGTGCTGGTCCTCGACGAACCGACCTCGAGCCTGGATCAGGCCGAGGTCGCCACCCTCATGCGGGTGATCCGCGGCCTGCGCGACCGCGGCGTCGCGATCCTGTTCATCTCGCACTTCCTGGAGCAGGCGTTCACGATCAGCGACCGGATGACCGTGCTGCGCGGCGGCCGCAAGGTCGCCGAGACCGCCACCCGCGACCTGGAGCGCGCCGATCTGATCTCGCAGATGCTCGGCAAGGACATCGAGAGCCTGCGCGCCCTCGGCTCCGAGCGCAAGGCGCACCACTACTCCGCGGACGGAGAGCCGGCCTTCCGCGCCGAGCGCCTCAGCCGCCGCGGCGAGCTCGCGCCCACCGACATCGAGGTGCACCGTGGCGAGATCGTCGGCTTCGCGGGGCTGCGCGGTTCGGGGCGCACCGAGCTGGCCTCGCTGATGGGCGGCGACACCCGCTCCGACGGCGGTGCGCTGTGGATCGACGGCGATCGGGTGTCGCTGCGCTCGCCCTCGGCGGCGCTGCGCCGTCGCATCACGATGACCAGCGAGAACCGCCGCCTGGACGGCATCATCCCCGAGCTCACCGCCCGCGAGAACATCGTGCTGTCGCTGCAGGCGCTGCGCGGTTGGACCCGTCCGATCTCGCAGGCCGAGCAGGCGGCCCTCATCGACACCTATGTGGATGCGCTCCACCTGGATCCGAGTGATCTCACCCGTCCGGTGGAGCAGCTCTCCGGGGGCACGCAGCAGAAGGTGCTGCTGGCCCGAGCACTCGCGGTGCGCCCGCACGTGCTGATCCTGGACGAGCCCACCAAGGGCATCGACATCGCCGCCAAGCTCGACATCCAGCGCCGCATCAGCCAGCTCGCCGGCGACGGGGTGGCGGTGGTGTTCATCTCGTCCGAGCTGGAAGAGGTCGTGCGCCTGAGCGACCGCATCGTCGTGCTGAAGGACCGCGAGAAGATCGGCGAGCTCAGCAACGGCCCCGGCGTCACGGTCGACACCGTCGTGGAGATGATCGCCGCCGAGCTGCACTCGGATGCCGGGTGAGCACGCCTGTTCCACGTTTGTGCCCGGTAACAACGGTTGGGTAACGGAAACGGTGGTCGTTGAGGCTTTGCCTTGTGTTTCGGAAATTGTTCCCGGTAACATCAGCGGCAGGACACACCCTGTGACACCTGCGATCGAAACGCATGGACCGCGTGAGATCCACCCCGGGCAGCGCCCCGGTCTCTCAAGGAGGAGAACAATGTCTGCAAAGAAGCACATCCGCTCGGTTCTCGGCTTCGCAGCCGTCGGCGCACTCGCACTCGGCCTGGCCGCGTGCTCGAGCGCCGACACCGGCGACAAGGGCGGGGATGCCGGCAAGGCCGGCGACCTGATCAATGTCGGCTTCGTCGCGGTCGGCCCGGAGGGCGGCTGGCGTCAGGCCAACGAGCAGAACATCAAGGACACGTTCACCGAGGACGCCGGCTACAAGCTGAGCTACGCACCCGCGGCGAATCTCGACCAGAAGTCCCAGATCGACAGCTTCACCGCATTCGTCGACCAGGAGGTCGACGTGATCCTGCTGTCGGCCACCGAGGCCACCGGCTGGGAGGACTCGCTCAAGCTCGCCCAGGAAGCCGAGATCCCGGTGATCCTGCTGGACCGCGGCATCGAGCCGAACGACACCAGCCTGTACGTCACCCGCATCGCGCCCGACAACGTCGAGGTCGCGAAGGAGGTCGGCGCGTGGGCGGCGACCACCTTCCCGGAGGGCGGAAACTACGTCGTGCTCGAAGGTCCGGCCGGTGTCGGCGTGGTCAACGAGCGCAACAAGGGCTTCGAGGAGGGCCTCGGCGACTCGAAGCTGACCAAGGCCGACGCGCAGACCGCGAACTGGTCGACGGAAGAGGGCAAGAGCGTCCTGGAGACCATGCTCAAGGCGAACGACAACGACATCCAGTTCGTCTTCGCGCAGAACGACGAGATGGGTCTCGGAGCCGCGCAGGCTGCTGAGGAAGCCGGCCTGAAGGTCGGCACCGACATCAAGATCGCCACGATCGACGGCACCAAGAACGCCATCCAGGCGCTCGCCGACGGCAAGCTCAGCTACGTGCACGAGTACAACCCGCTGTTCGGCGAGACCGCCCTCGACGTCGTGAAGAAGGCGCTCGACGGCGACAAGGTCGACTCGTACATCATCGTCCCGAGCCTGGCCTTCGACTCGGCCGACGCAGCCAAGACAGCTCTGCCGGAACGCAAGTACTGATCGACTGCCGGGCGGCGCTCATCGCGCCGCCCGGCGTCCACCCGCGACATATTCCGACAGGCCAGGCGAGAGAGACGGCGATGACCGAAGAACAGCCCATCGTGCAGATGCGGGGGATCTCCATCGAGTTCCCCGGCGTGAAAGCGCTCGACGACGTCGACTTCCGACTGTTCCCGGGCGAGGTCCACGCGCTGATGGGCGAGAACGGCGCGGGCAAGTCGACGCTCATCAAGGCGCTCACCGGGGTATACCGGATCGACTCCGGATCGATCGCGGTCGTCGGCCGGGAACGCAGCTTCACGGGCACGGGCGATGCGCAGGAGGCCGGCATCTCGACGGTCTACCAGGAGGTCAACCTCGCCCCGAATCTCTCCATCGGTGAGAACGTGATGCTCGGACACGAGATCCGAGGCTTCTTCGGCGTCGACTGGCGGGCCACCCACCGCGCCGCCACCGACGCGCTCGCCCGGCTCGGCCTCGAGCGCCTCGACACCCACAAGCCCCTCTCCACCCTCTCCATCGCCCTGCAGCAGCTCGTCGCGATCAGCCGCGCGATGGCCGTCAAGGCGAAGGTGCTCATCCTCGACGAGCCGACCTCCAGCCTGGACGCCGCAGAGGTCGAGGGCCTGTTCGCCGTGATGCGCTCGCTGCGCGATCAGGGCGTCGCCATCCTCTTCGTCTCGCACTTCCTCGACCAGATCTACGCGATCAGCGACCGCCTCACGGTGCTGCGCAACGGACGGTACGAGGGCGAGTACCTCACCCGCGACCTCGACCGGCACGCCCTCATCTCCAAGATGATCGGCAAGGACCTCGACGCGTTGAAGTCGCTCGGCGGCAACCGCCGGACCACGCCCCGCGACACCGCTGAGGCGCCCGCTGCTGTCGGCATCCGGCATCGCCCGCCGCGGATCCGTCGAGGCGACCGACCTCGACATCCGCGCGGGAGAGGTGGTCGGCTTCGCCGGCCTGCTCGGCTCGGGACGCACCGAGCTCGCCCGCCTGCTGTACGGCGCGGACCGACCCGACACCGGCACGATCTCGCTGAAGGGCGACCGCACCGAGATCAAGTCGCCCGCCGACGGACTCGCCAAGCGCATCGCGTACTCCACCGAGAACCGCCGCGACGAGGGCATCGTCGGCGATCTCACCGTGCGCGAGAACATCATCCTGGCCGTTCAGGCCGAGCGCGGCTGGGCCAGGCCCATCCCGCGCAAGGAGCAGGATGCCATCGTCGAGAAGTACATCACCGAGCTCAACGTGCGCCCCGCCGACCCGAACCGGATGATCAAGAACCTCTCCGGCGGCAACCAGCAGAAGGTTCTGCTCGGCCGCTGGCTGGCCACCGAGCCCGAACTCCTCATCCTCGACGAGCCCACCCGCGGCATCGACGTGGGCGCCAAAGCCGAGATCCAGGAGACCGTCGCGCAGCTCGCCGAGGACGGCGTCGCCGTCGTGTTCGTCTCCTCCGAGCTGGAGGAGGTCGTGCGCCTGTCCGAGCGGATCGTCGTGCTCAAGGACCACCAGAAGATCGGCGAGATCCAGAACGGCCCCGGCGTCACCGCGCAGGAGATCGTCGACGTCATCGCCGCGCACGGCACGGATGCCGCCGCCGACGACCTCGAGGGCACGGTGGGCGCGCTGCCCGATACCATCGCCGAGACGGGCTCTGGTGCCCCGACGGGCGCAGACGCCGTCACGACCGCAGAGCAGGAGGCGCGATGAACGCCGCTACCACCCCGTCCTTCTGGCGCGAGCTGGTCCGCAAGCCGTTCTTCTGGGGCATCGTCGCGATCATCGCGCTGCTCGCGCTGAACGTGCTGAAGGACCCGACCTATCTCGCCATCACGATCAACCCGAACAACGGCAACCTCGTCGGGAATCTGATCGACATCCTGCGCCAGGCGGCTCCGATCATGATGATCGCGATCGGGATGTCGCTGGTGATCGCCACCGCAGGCATCGACCTCTCCGTCGGCTCGCTCATGGCCGTCGCGGGTGCCGTCTCGATGGAGTTCCTCAAGAACGTCGGCGACTCCTCATCGGTCGGCGTCGCGCTCGCCGCGGTCGGTCTGTCGCTGCTGGTCACCGGCATCCTCGGCGCCGTCAACGGCATCCTCGTCGCCTACGTCGGCCTGCAGCCGTTCATCGCGACCCTCGTGCTCATGCTCGCCGGGCGCGGCATCGCCAAGGTCATCACCGGCGGGCAGAACACGGCGGCATCCAATGATCCCTACCGATGGATCGCGAACGGCTACGTCATCGGCATCCCCGTGGTGTTCATCCTCGCGCTGCTGATCGTCCTCGCCGTCGGCTGGGTCGTGCGCCGCAGCGCACTGGGGCTGATGATCGAGGCGATCGGCATCAACCCCAAGGCCAGTCGGATGGCGGGCATCAAGCCCAAGGGGCTGCTGCTGACCGCGTACATCCTCAGCGGAGTCCTGGCCGGTGTCGCCGGCAT
Above is a genomic segment from Microbacterium sp. W4I4 containing:
- a CDS encoding LacI family DNA-binding transcriptional regulator, translating into MANVGSDKPNIRQVASIAGVSHMTVSRVLNDHPNIKPETRRRVLEAIEELDYKPNLVARALATQRSQRIGVIVESAVAFGPTSILRAVELAARAAGYSVTPIALHDGDALTPHDAVDSLITQGVDAICVVAPRSSSIAALRRVSMSVPLLVVKADADPTFLTVSIDQHQGTTLLVDHLVALGHRDILHVSGPLDWLDARARERAFHTRARSWGIRERPIVVGDWSADFAYDFAKGLNRLPDYTAIFAANDDTAIGLIHGLHERGFDVPGDISVAGFDDVPLARHFLPPLTTVRQDFRALGGAVVEMLRAAIERREIPQLTRIPTEIVVRESTAAPRERR
- a CDS encoding sugar ABC transporter ATP-binding protein, with amino-acid sequence MDTPQASPLVELEGIVVEFPGVRALDGVDFRLFPGEVHALMGENGAGKSTLIGVLTGTCRPSAGTVIVGGEERSFSGVAESRAAGIATVFQEAQLSPNLSVGENVMLGRERRGRFGIDWRRTRADAAEALRRLGLDDLDPRTHLSMLSPAQKQLVALARSVVDDPRVLVLDEPTSSLDQAEVATLMRVIRGLRDRGVAILFISHFLEQAFTISDRMTVLRGGRKVAETATRDLERADLISQMLGKDIESLRALGSERKAHHYSADGEPAFRAERLSRRGELAPTDIEVHRGEIVGFAGLRGSGRTELASLMGGDTRSDGGALWIDGDRVSLRSPSAALRRRITMTSENRRLDGIIPELTARENIVLSLQALRGWTRPISQAEQAALIDTYVDALHLDPSDLTRPVEQLSGGTQQKVLLARALAVRPHVLILDEPTKGIDIAAKLDIQRRISQLAGDGVAVVFISSELEEVVRLSDRIVVLKDREKIGELSNGPGVTVDTVVEMIAAELHSDAG
- a CDS encoding substrate-binding domain-containing protein: MSAKKHIRSVLGFAAVGALALGLAACSSADTGDKGGDAGKAGDLINVGFVAVGPEGGWRQANEQNIKDTFTEDAGYKLSYAPAANLDQKSQIDSFTAFVDQEVDVILLSATEATGWEDSLKLAQEAEIPVILLDRGIEPNDTSLYVTRIAPDNVEVAKEVGAWAATTFPEGGNYVVLEGPAGVGVVNERNKGFEEGLGDSKLTKADAQTANWSTEEGKSVLETMLKANDNDIQFVFAQNDEMGLGAAQAAEEAGLKVGTDIKIATIDGTKNAIQALADGKLSYVHEYNPLFGETALDVVKKALDGDKVDSYIIVPSLAFDSADAAKTALPERKY
- a CDS encoding ABC transporter permease, producing the protein MNAATTPSFWRELVRKPFFWGIVAIIALLALNVLKDPTYLAITINPNNGNLVGNLIDILRQAAPIMMIAIGMSLVIATAGIDLSVGSLMAVAGAVSMEFLKNVGDSSSVGVALAAVGLSLLVTGILGAVNGILVAYVGLQPFIATLVLMLAGRGIAKVITGGQNTAASNDPYRWIANGYVIGIPVVFILALLIVLAVGWVVRRSALGLMIEAIGINPKASRMAGIKPKGLLLTAYILSGVLAGVAGIMSVGSVMTVDISRTGYQLELDAILAVVIGGASLMGGKFSLSGAFVGALLIATLDKTVLYLGVSSSATPAFKAIVIIVICLLQSERVRAWFQGRGKTIIAPRTESAKEEVAA